In the genome of Chryseobacterium phocaeense, the window TATATGAAAATCATTTCATTAGCTCCTGAAGTACTTTAATTTTTAAAATTTTTAAAAGAAAATGTCAAAGTTAAAAATAAAAAGAGGAGATAACGTAATCGTAACTACAGGTAAGAAAGGTCTTAAAGGTAGTACCGGTGAAGTTATTGAAGTGATCAAGAAAGAAGGAAGAGATCCTAGAGTGATCGTTGCAGGTCTTAACATCGTTAAAAAACACGTTAAGCCTTCAGCTTCTAACCCTCAGGGGGGAATCACTGAAAAAGAAGCTTCTATTCATATCTCAAACGTAGCTTTAGTTGGTAAAGACGGAAAAGCAATCAAAATCGGTTACAAAATCGAAGGAGATAAGAAAGTAAGAATCAACAAGAAAACGGGTGAAACTTTATAATTTGAATTAACACATGGAATTTATAGCAAGACCCAAAAATACATACAAAGAGAAAATTGTTCCTGCAATGATGGAAGAATTTGGGTACAAATCAGTAATGCAAGTACCTAGATTAGAAAAAATCATCCTGTCCCAAGGATTAGGTGATGCCACTGCAGACAAGAAAATCATTGATTACGCTGTAGAAGAATTAACAATGATTACCGGCCAGAAAGCTGTAGGTACCATCTCTAAGAAAGACGAAGCGGCTTTCAAATTGAGAAAAGGTATGCCAGTAGGAGCTAAAGTAACATTGAGAGCTCATAAAATGTATGAATTCTTAGACAGACTTACTTCTTCTGCTTTACCACGTATCAGAGATTTCTCTGGTATCAAAGCAGATGGGTTCGATGGTAGAGGTAATTACAACTTAGGTATTACTGAGCAGATTATCTTCCCTGAAATCGTAATTGACAAAGTGAAAAAAATCCAGGGGATGGACATCACTTTCGTAACAACTGCGAAAACAGATAAAGAAGCGAAAGCATTATTAACTCACTTCGGTTTACCATTTAAAAAGAACTAAGAAATGGCTAAAGAATCAATGAAAGCGCGTGAGCGCAAAAGAGAAGCACTAGTTGCTAAATACGCTGACAAAAGAAAAGCTTTAAAAGAAGCTGGTGATTATGAAGGTCTTCAGAAATTACCTAAAAATGCTTCTCCTGTAAGATTACACAACAGATGTAAACTAACAGGAAGACCAAGAGGATACATGAGAACGTTTGGTATTTCCAGAGTAACTTTCAGAGAAATGGCAAACAACGGTCTTATCCCAGGTGTAAGAAAAGCCAGTTGGTAATCATTACAAATTAATCGGGACAATTAAGTTGTTCAGATACTAAAGATAAAAATATCAGACCTAAGAATCTCTGAAGTCTGATATTTTACTCTTCAAGTCTTTGCAATACTGATTGTTCTTTAAC includes:
- the rplE gene encoding 50S ribosomal protein L5 — its product is MEFIARPKNTYKEKIVPAMMEEFGYKSVMQVPRLEKIILSQGLGDATADKKIIDYAVEELTMITGQKAVGTISKKDEAAFKLRKGMPVGAKVTLRAHKMYEFLDRLTSSALPRIRDFSGIKADGFDGRGNYNLGITEQIIFPEIVIDKVKKIQGMDITFVTTAKTDKEAKALLTHFGLPFKKN
- the rplX gene encoding 50S ribosomal protein L24, translating into MSKLKIKRGDNVIVTTGKKGLKGSTGEVIEVIKKEGRDPRVIVAGLNIVKKHVKPSASNPQGGITEKEASIHISNVALVGKDGKAIKIGYKIEGDKKVRINKKTGETL
- the rpsN gene encoding 30S ribosomal protein S14; the encoded protein is MAKESMKARERKREALVAKYADKRKALKEAGDYEGLQKLPKNASPVRLHNRCKLTGRPRGYMRTFGISRVTFREMANNGLIPGVRKASW